A region from the Hippopotamus amphibius kiboko isolate mHipAmp2 chromosome 15, mHipAmp2.hap2, whole genome shotgun sequence genome encodes:
- the PTGER4 gene encoding prostaglandin E2 receptor EP4 subtype isoform X2, whose product MATPGTNVSNLASVPLNSPVTIPAVMFIFGVVGNLVAIVVLCKSRKEQKETTFYTLVCGLAVTDLLGTLLVSPVTIATYLKGQWPGGPALCEYSTFILLFFGLSGLSIICAMSIERYLAINHAYFYSHYVDKRLAGLTLFAVYASNVLFCALPNMGLGSSRLQYPKTWCFIDWTTNVTAHAAFSYMYAGFSSFLILATVLCNVLVCGALLRMHRQFMRRTSLGTEQPHAAAAAVCVAPAACRGSPAAASPALPRLSDFRRRRSFRRIAGAEIQMVILLIATSLVVLICSIPLVVRVFINQLYQPSSEQVISKNPDLQAIRIASVNPILDPWIYILLRKTVLSKAIEKIKCLFCRIGGSRRERPGRHCSDSRRTSSATSNHSRSFLSRELKEVSSTSQTLLYMPDLSENGLAGRNLLPGVPGVGLTHTDSTSLRTLRISETSDSSQGQDSESVLLVDEVGGSCRAGPAPKGSSLQVTFPNETLNFSEKCI is encoded by the exons ATGGCCACCCCTGGGACCAATGTATCCAACCTGGCCTCCGTCCCACTGAACAGCCCGGTGACCATCCCGGCGGTGATGTTCATCTTCGGGGTGGTGGGCAACCTGGTGGCCATCGTGGTGCTGTGTAAGTCGCGCAAAGAGCAGAAGGAGACGACTTTCTACACATTGGTGTGCGGGCTGGCGGTCACCGACCTGCTTGGCACGCTGCTGGTGAGCCCGGTGACCATCGCCACGTACCTGAAGGGCCAGTGGCCCGGGGGCCCCGCGCTGTGCGAGTACAGCACCTTCATCCTGCTCTTCTTCGGCCTGTCGGGGCTCAGCATCATCTGTGCCATGAGCATCGAGCGCTACCTGGCCATCAACCACGCCTACTTCTACAGCCACTATGTGGACAAGCGGCTGGCGGGCCTCACGCTCTTCGCGGTCTACGCGTCCAACGTGCTCTTCTGCGCGCTGCCTAACATGGGCCTCGGCAGCTCGCGGCTCCAGTACCCGAAGACCTGGTGCTTCATCGACTGGACCACCAACGTGACGGCGCACGCCGCCTTCTCTTACATGTACGCGGGCTTCAGTTCCTTCCTCATCCTCGCCACCGTGCTCTGCAACGTGCTCGTGTGCGGCGCGCTGCTCCGCATGCACCGCCAGTTCATGCGCCGCACCTCGCTGGGCACCGAGCAGCCCcacgcggccgccgccgccgtctGCGTGGCCCCGGCCGCCTGCCGGGGCTCCCCGGCCGCCGCCTCCCCCGCCCTGCCGCGCCTCAGCGACTTTCGCCGCCGCCGGAGCTTCCGCCGCATCGCGGGCGCTGAGATCCAGATGGTCATCTTACTCATCgccacctccctggtggtgctCATCTGCTCCATCCCGCTTGTG GTTCGGGTGTTCATCAACCAGTTATATCAGCCAAGTTCGGAGCAAGTCATCAGCAAAAACCCAGATCTGCAGGCCATCCGAATTGCTTCTGTGAACCCCATCCTGGATCCCTGGATATACATCCTCCTGCGGAAGACAGTGCTCAGTAAAGCGATAGAGAAGATCAAATGCCTCTTCTGCCGCATCGGGGGGTCGCGCAGAGAGCGACCGGGGCGGCACTGCTCGGACAGCAGGAGGACATCCTCTGCCACGTCCAACCACTCTCGCTCCTTCCTCTCCCGGGAGCTGAAGGAGGTCAGCAGCACGTCTCAGACCCTCCTTTACATGCCAGACCTCAGTGAAAATGGCCTTGCAGGCAGGAACTTGCTTCCGGGTGTGCCTGGCGTGGGCCTGACCCACACTGACAGCACGTCGCTCAGGACTCTGCGAATATCGGAGACCTCGGACTCCTCACAGGGGCAGGACTCAGAGAGTGTCTTATTGGTAGACGAGGTTGGTGGGAGTTGCAGGGCTGGGCCTGCCCCAAAGGGGAGCTCCCTGCAAGTCACGTTTCCCAATGAAACACTGAACTTCTCAGAAAAATGTATATAG
- the PTGER4 gene encoding prostaglandin E2 receptor EP4 subtype isoform X1 has translation MQMVISAHRVFVSPTIPRPSLTLQSSVPPANTMATPGTNVSNLASVPLNSPVTIPAVMFIFGVVGNLVAIVVLCKSRKEQKETTFYTLVCGLAVTDLLGTLLVSPVTIATYLKGQWPGGPALCEYSTFILLFFGLSGLSIICAMSIERYLAINHAYFYSHYVDKRLAGLTLFAVYASNVLFCALPNMGLGSSRLQYPKTWCFIDWTTNVTAHAAFSYMYAGFSSFLILATVLCNVLVCGALLRMHRQFMRRTSLGTEQPHAAAAAVCVAPAACRGSPAAASPALPRLSDFRRRRSFRRIAGAEIQMVILLIATSLVVLICSIPLVVRVFINQLYQPSSEQVISKNPDLQAIRIASVNPILDPWIYILLRKTVLSKAIEKIKCLFCRIGGSRRERPGRHCSDSRRTSSATSNHSRSFLSRELKEVSSTSQTLLYMPDLSENGLAGRNLLPGVPGVGLTHTDSTSLRTLRISETSDSSQGQDSESVLLVDEVGGSCRAGPAPKGSSLQVTFPNETLNFSEKCI, from the exons ATGCAAATGGTAATTTCCGCTCATCGCGTCTTTGTCTCTCCTACCATCCCCAGACCCAGCCTCACACTCCAAAGCAGTGTACCGCCGGCCAACACCATGGCCACCCCTGGGACCAATGTATCCAACCTGGCCTCCGTCCCACTGAACAGCCCGGTGACCATCCCGGCGGTGATGTTCATCTTCGGGGTGGTGGGCAACCTGGTGGCCATCGTGGTGCTGTGTAAGTCGCGCAAAGAGCAGAAGGAGACGACTTTCTACACATTGGTGTGCGGGCTGGCGGTCACCGACCTGCTTGGCACGCTGCTGGTGAGCCCGGTGACCATCGCCACGTACCTGAAGGGCCAGTGGCCCGGGGGCCCCGCGCTGTGCGAGTACAGCACCTTCATCCTGCTCTTCTTCGGCCTGTCGGGGCTCAGCATCATCTGTGCCATGAGCATCGAGCGCTACCTGGCCATCAACCACGCCTACTTCTACAGCCACTATGTGGACAAGCGGCTGGCGGGCCTCACGCTCTTCGCGGTCTACGCGTCCAACGTGCTCTTCTGCGCGCTGCCTAACATGGGCCTCGGCAGCTCGCGGCTCCAGTACCCGAAGACCTGGTGCTTCATCGACTGGACCACCAACGTGACGGCGCACGCCGCCTTCTCTTACATGTACGCGGGCTTCAGTTCCTTCCTCATCCTCGCCACCGTGCTCTGCAACGTGCTCGTGTGCGGCGCGCTGCTCCGCATGCACCGCCAGTTCATGCGCCGCACCTCGCTGGGCACCGAGCAGCCCcacgcggccgccgccgccgtctGCGTGGCCCCGGCCGCCTGCCGGGGCTCCCCGGCCGCCGCCTCCCCCGCCCTGCCGCGCCTCAGCGACTTTCGCCGCCGCCGGAGCTTCCGCCGCATCGCGGGCGCTGAGATCCAGATGGTCATCTTACTCATCgccacctccctggtggtgctCATCTGCTCCATCCCGCTTGTG GTTCGGGTGTTCATCAACCAGTTATATCAGCCAAGTTCGGAGCAAGTCATCAGCAAAAACCCAGATCTGCAGGCCATCCGAATTGCTTCTGTGAACCCCATCCTGGATCCCTGGATATACATCCTCCTGCGGAAGACAGTGCTCAGTAAAGCGATAGAGAAGATCAAATGCCTCTTCTGCCGCATCGGGGGGTCGCGCAGAGAGCGACCGGGGCGGCACTGCTCGGACAGCAGGAGGACATCCTCTGCCACGTCCAACCACTCTCGCTCCTTCCTCTCCCGGGAGCTGAAGGAGGTCAGCAGCACGTCTCAGACCCTCCTTTACATGCCAGACCTCAGTGAAAATGGCCTTGCAGGCAGGAACTTGCTTCCGGGTGTGCCTGGCGTGGGCCTGACCCACACTGACAGCACGTCGCTCAGGACTCTGCGAATATCGGAGACCTCGGACTCCTCACAGGGGCAGGACTCAGAGAGTGTCTTATTGGTAGACGAGGTTGGTGGGAGTTGCAGGGCTGGGCCTGCCCCAAAGGGGAGCTCCCTGCAAGTCACGTTTCCCAATGAAACACTGAACTTCTCAGAAAAATGTATATAG